The Aspergillus nidulans FGSC A4 chromosome VII nucleotide sequence AATATCAGCCTCGCCGTTGTTGGCGTACAGCAGACTGACTTGTGTATTGTCGGACTCATCTTCGCAGATTGCCCGGATAAGCTGGTACATGGGTGTGATTCCTGTTCCGCCGGCAATCATGCCGATCCGGTAGGCGTATTGAGCAGAGTACTTCATGGCGCCCTTGGGCCCGCGCATTTCGATCGTCTCTCCGACCTCCATCTGCGCTAGGTGGTTGGTCAAGAGGCCCTTTGGGTAAACCTTTATCAGAAGCTCAATGTGGCCGCGGTCGGTGTTGTTCGAGATGGGCGTGTAACTGCGCTGGACGGTCTTTCCATCGACGGTTGCGCGGAGGGCAACATGCTGCCCTGTTGGGAGTCCGAGGATGTCGTCCGCCTTGGGGAGGGCAAATACAAGCCTGTACACGTTTGGGGCGACTTCTTTCTTGCTAGTGAGAGGGAAGCTGCGCCATTGGCGCGGATCAAGGACCGGGCTGCGCGGTGCCAGCGCACGTGTAGTGGAAGGGAGGCGGATGAGCCGTGCGCTTGACGCTGGTCGTCGAGGTGGGTAGTGCGTAAACTCTTGCTGCACGTCGAGCTTGGTCGACACCCAGACGCCCAGACCAAAGGATAGAGACAGCTGCGTGATGGTGGCAATCCCAACACCAGACCAGAACTGGGATCCCCCGCTGCCTGATATCCGAGGGAGCGGGATTGGAGTGGTCAGCGCAGGGAGAGCATGCAATAGCTGACGGGGCGTCCAGTTTTTCTGAAAGACCGCAATTGTGGCAGCACCTACTGCACCTGTAAGGCCGAGCTTGACTAGCACACTAAGaagcgacgagaaggacttGCTCGTCTTCTTGGTGTTGATGACGGCAGACTGTGAGACTTGCTCGAAGGTCGGTCGATAGATCTCGACGGACTCGGCTTGTTCCTGTACACCGTCAGGGCTTGGTGGAGCAGTCAACGATCAAGAGCCGGCATTACCTGATCTGGCAAATCACCAATATAATACGGCTCGAGCTGCTCGCGCGCCTCATCAGAGTGGCCGATCTCCTCAAAAGCTTCCGTGGCATCAGCCCCGGCAACTTCAATAAGGACGGCGCTTCCACCAGGGTGGTCTTCGAGATACTTGGTCACCTCGTAGACTGTACATGGTTAGAGAATAAATCCTCGACTATGGGAGCAATATGTACCCTTGTTGTGCAGGATTATCCAGATATCATCCGGTGTGCAGTGGGCCTTGACCTGTTCAAGCGTGTAGGAAGGCATGATGCCAGTTTCTTTTGAAGTATAGCGACTAGACAGTAAATCGATTACTCTTTGCCTTTAAATAAGCGTTCTAACGAATCTTTTCCTCTGTCCGTTTTCTCGAATATAATCCGGTATGCCGATTTCCGGCTTACGGAGAGCTCGGCCGAACTTCGTACGTGATTCGGATTCACCACACTGGCAATGCCGGCATCCCGGAGGAGCACACTATGAGCTCAGGGTTTGCTCGGATACGGGTCGGAGTTGATTTAGAAGATATAAAAATGAAGTGGACAGCGCAAATACGAGCCAATGTAGTCACCAACGAGTTATCATAATGA carries:
- a CDS encoding uncharacterized protein (transcript_id=CADANIAT00007946); amino-acid sequence: MPSYTLEQVKAHCTPDDIWIILHNKVYEVTKYLEDHPGGSAVLIEVAGADATEAFEEIGHSDEAREQLEPYYIGDLPDQEQAESVEIYRPTFEQVSQSAVINTKKTSKSFSSLLSVLVKLGLTGAVGAATIAVFQKNWTPRQLLHALPALTTPIPLPRISGSGGSQFWSGVGIATITQLSLSFGLGVWVSTKLDVQQEFTHYPPRRPASSARLIRLPSTTRALAPRSPVLDPRQWRSFPLTSKKEVAPNVYRLVFALPKADDILGLPTGQHVALRATVDGKTVQRSYTPISNNTDRGHIELLIKVYPKGLLTNHLAQMEVGETIEMRGPKGAMKYSAQYAYRIGMIAGGTGITPMYQLIRAICEDESDNTQVSLLYANNGEADILLREELESFAGRFPHKFKMEGFVNGEMIAKHIGSPADDAKVLLCGPPPMVEAMKKTLAGMGWDMPGAIANGTDQ